A genomic stretch from Falco naumanni isolate bFalNau1 chromosome 4, bFalNau1.pat, whole genome shotgun sequence includes:
- the NPRL2 gene encoding GATOR complex protein NPRL2, with product MGGRIECVFFSEFHPTLGPKITYQVPEDFISRELFDTIQVYVITKPELQNKLITVTAMEKKLIGCPVCIEHKKYSRNALLFNLGFVCDARAKACALEPIVKKLAGYLTTLELESGFISNEESKQKLVPIMTILLEELNAKGKCTLPIDESNTIHLKVIEQRPDPPIVQEYDVPVFTQDKDDFFNSQWDLTTQQILPYIDGFRHVQKISAEADVELNLVRIAVQNLLYYGVVTLVSILQYSNVYCTTPKVQDLVDDKCLQEECLSYVTKQGHKRASLRDVFQLYCGLSPGTTVRDLISRYTLQLQRVDERRLIQFGLMKGLIRRLQKYPVKVARDERSHPARLYTGCHSYDEICCKTGMSYKELDERLENDPNIIVCWK from the exons ATGGGCGGCAGGATTGAGTGCGTCTTCTTCAGCGAATTCCACCCCACGCTGGGGCCCAAGATCACCTACCAG GTCCCGGAGGATTTCATCTCTCGGGAGCTCTTTGACACCATCCAGGTGTATGTCATCACGAAGCCCGAGCTACAGAACAAACTGATCACCGT GACGGCCATGGAAAAGAAACTGATCGGTTGCCCCGTGTGTATCGAGCACAAGAAGTACAGCCGAAATGCTCTTCTCTTCAACCTGGGCTTCGTGTGCGATGCTAGAGCCAAGGCCTGTGCGCTGGAGCCCATAGTGAAGAAGCTGGCCGGCTACCTCACCACCCTTGAG CTGGAAAGTGGCTTTATCTCCAACGAGGAGAGTAAACAGAAGCTGGTTCCCATTATGACCATCCTTCTGGAGGAGCTGAACGCCAAAGGAAAGTGCACCCTGCCCATAG ATGAGTCGAACACCATCCACCTGAAGGTGATCGAGCAGCGCCCAGACCCCCCCATCGTGCAGGAGTACGATGTCCCTGTCTTTACCCAAGACAAGGATGACTTCTTCAACTCCCAGTGGGATCTCACCACGCAGCAG ATCCTGCCCTACATTGATGGTTTTCGGCACGTCCAGAAGATTTCTGCAGAAGCTGATGTGGAGCTGAACTTGGTGCGCATTGCTGTGCAAAACCTGCT GTACTATGGGGTTGTCACACTCGTCTCCATACTCCAG TACTCCAACGTCTACTGCACCACACCAAAGGTCCAGGACTTGGTGGATGACAAGTGTCTCCAGGAGGAGTGTCTGTCCTATGTCACCAAACAAG GGCACAAGCGAGCCAGCCTCAGAGACGTCTTCCAGCTGTACTGtgggctgagccctggcaccACGGTGCGAGACCTCATCTCCCGCTAcaccctgcagctccagagGGTGGATGAGAG GAGGCTTATCCAGTTTGGTTTGATGAAGGGTCTTATCCGGCGGCTTCAGAAATACCCTGTCAAGGTCGCCCGGGATGAGCGGAGCCACCCAGCTCGGCTGTACACAGGCTGCCACAGCTATGATGAGATCTGCTGCAAGACCG GCATGAGTTACAAGGAACTGGATGAGCGCCTGGAGAACGACCCCAACATCATCGTGTGCTGGAAGTGA
- the LOC121087385 gene encoding cytochrome b561 domain-containing protein 2 has product MALTAETESRLYRSLRAAAGAAAHLVALGFPTAVAVLARPGSSLFSWHPLLMALAFSFLMTEALLIFSPEISLLRSFSRKVKVRVHWALQLLALLCALLGLGIIAYNKHLNGKAHLVTWHGLTGLLTVLYASGQCAGGVLLLYPKLMKNWTLAKLKLYHATSGLVGYLLGCASLMLGMCSLWFTTSVTSVSWYLAMLCPLLTSLVIMNQVSNAYLYRKRSQH; this is encoded by the exons ATGGCCCTGACAGCCGAGACCGAGTCCCGGCTGTACCGCTCGctgcgcgccgccgccggcgccgccgcccACCTCGTGGCGCTGGGCTTCCCCACCGCCGTGGCCGTGCTGGCGCGGCCCGGATCCA GCCTCTTCTCCTGGCACCCGCTGCTCATGGCCCTCGCG TTCTCATTCCTGATGACGGAAGCCCTGCTGATATTCTCCCCGGAGATCTCGCTGCTCCGCTCCTTCTCCCGCAAAGTCAAAGTGCGGGTGCACTGGGCCCTCCAGCTGCTCGCTCTCCTCTGCGCCCTCCTGGGTCTGGGCATCATCGCCTACAACAAGCACCTGAACGGCAAGGCCCACTTAGTGACCTGGCATGGCCTGACGGGGCTGCTGACCGTGCTGTATGCCAGTGGGCAGTGTGCTGGGGGGGTGCTTTTGCTCTACCCCAAACTGATGAAGAACTGGACGCTGGCTAAGCTCAAGCTGTACCACGCAACCTCAGGGCTGGTAGGCTacctgctgggctgtgccagcctgaTGCTGGGTATGTGTTCTCTGTGGTTCACCACCTCGGTGACCAGTGTCTCCTGGTACCTTGCCATGCTGTGTCCCCTTCTCACCAGCTTGGTTATCATGAACCAGGTGAGCAATGCTTACCTGTACCGCAAGCGGAGCCAGCACTAA
- the TMEM115 gene encoding transmembrane protein 115 isoform X1, with protein sequence MRRYLPVARQHFLAALAGTSVVVKSLSAAVVLLYLLSFGLDTAYGLGVTPGYLLPPNFWVWTLLTHGLVEERAWGLAASLATLGAAGRLLEPLWGALELLVFFAVVNVAVGLLGALAYFLTYVASFHLPYLFAVRIHGGLGFLGGVLVALKQTMGDSTVLKVPQVRMKAVPMLLLLLLALLRLAVLIESNVLASYGFGLLSSWVYLRFYQRHSRGRGDMSDHFAFATFFPEILQPVVGLVANLVHGILVKVKVCRKTVKRYDVGAPSSITISLPGTDPQDAERRRYRLPCFHEYGQLALKALNERLKRVEDQSAWPSMEDEEEEEAAVKASSPLLPDPGTAGKGASQESNLITFQDVPSQL encoded by the exons ATGCGGCGGTACCTGCCAGTGGCCCGGCAGCACTTCCTGGCGGCGCTGGCTGGCACCAGCGTGGTCGTGAAGTCGTTGAGCGCCGCCGTCGTCCTCCTCTACCTGCTCTCCTTCGGCCTGGACACGGCCTACGGCCTGGGGGTGACCCCCGGCTACCTCCTGCCCCCCAACTTCTGGGTCTGGACACTGCTGACGCACGGGCTGGTGGAGGAGCGGGCCTGGGGCCTGGCGGCCAGCCTGGCCACGctgggggcggccgggcggctgCTGGAGCCCCTCTGGGGTGCTCTGGAGCTGCTGGTCTTCTTCGCGGTGGTGAACGTCGCGGTGGGGCTCCTGGGGGCCCTCGCTTACTTCCTCACCTATGTGGCCTCCTTCCACCTCCCCTACCTGTTTGCTGTCCGCATCCACGGCGGGCTGGGCTTCCTCGGGGGAGTTTTGGTGGCCCTCAAGCAGACGATGGGGGACAGCACCGTCCTGAAGGTGCCCCAAGTCAGAATGAAGGCTGTCCCCAtgctcctgctccttctcctggctctgctgcgGCTTGCTGTCCTCATCGAGAGCAATGTACTGGCCTCGTATGGCTTCGGGCTCCTCTCCAGCTGGGTCTATCTCCGGTTCTACCAGCGGCACAGTAGAGGCCGTGGAGACATGTCTGACCACTTCGCCTTCGCCACTTTCTTCCCCGAGAtcctgcagcccgtggtggggctggtggccaACCTGGTGCATGGCATCTTGGTGAAGGTGAAGGTCTGCCGCAAGACAGTCAAACGTTACGACGTGGGTGCCCCGTCATCCATCACTATAAGCCTGCCGGGGACAGACCCTCAGGACGCCGAGAGGAGGAGGTACCGCTTGCCCTGCTTCCATGAGTATGG GCAACTGGCCCTGAAGGCCCTGAACGAGCGACTGAAGCGTGTGGAGGACCAGTCAGCCTGGCCTAGCatggaggatgaggaggaggaggaggcagcagtgaAGGCCAGCAGCCCGCTGCTGCCCgaccctggcacagctgggaagggTGCTAGCCAGGAGTCCAACCTCATCACCTTCCAGGATGTCCCATCCCAGCTGTGA
- the TMEM115 gene encoding transmembrane protein 115 isoform X2, protein MRRYLPVARQHFLAALAGTSVVVKSLSAAVVLLYLLSFGLDTAYGLGVTPGYLLPPNFWVWTLLTHGLVEERAWGLAASLATLGAAGRLLEPLWGALELLVFFAVVNVAVGLLGALAYFLTYVASFHLPYLFAVRIHGGLGFLGGVLVALKQTMGDSTVLKVPQVRMKAVPMLLLLLLALLRLAVLIESNVLASYGFGLLSSWVYLRFYQRHSRGRGDMSDHFAFATFFPEILQPVVGLVANLVHGILVKVKVCRKTVKRYDVGAPSSITISLPGTDPQDAERRRQLALKALNERLKRVEDQSAWPSMEDEEEEEAAVKASSPLLPDPGTAGKGASQESNLITFQDVPSQL, encoded by the exons ATGCGGCGGTACCTGCCAGTGGCCCGGCAGCACTTCCTGGCGGCGCTGGCTGGCACCAGCGTGGTCGTGAAGTCGTTGAGCGCCGCCGTCGTCCTCCTCTACCTGCTCTCCTTCGGCCTGGACACGGCCTACGGCCTGGGGGTGACCCCCGGCTACCTCCTGCCCCCCAACTTCTGGGTCTGGACACTGCTGACGCACGGGCTGGTGGAGGAGCGGGCCTGGGGCCTGGCGGCCAGCCTGGCCACGctgggggcggccgggcggctgCTGGAGCCCCTCTGGGGTGCTCTGGAGCTGCTGGTCTTCTTCGCGGTGGTGAACGTCGCGGTGGGGCTCCTGGGGGCCCTCGCTTACTTCCTCACCTATGTGGCCTCCTTCCACCTCCCCTACCTGTTTGCTGTCCGCATCCACGGCGGGCTGGGCTTCCTCGGGGGAGTTTTGGTGGCCCTCAAGCAGACGATGGGGGACAGCACCGTCCTGAAGGTGCCCCAAGTCAGAATGAAGGCTGTCCCCAtgctcctgctccttctcctggctctgctgcgGCTTGCTGTCCTCATCGAGAGCAATGTACTGGCCTCGTATGGCTTCGGGCTCCTCTCCAGCTGGGTCTATCTCCGGTTCTACCAGCGGCACAGTAGAGGCCGTGGAGACATGTCTGACCACTTCGCCTTCGCCACTTTCTTCCCCGAGAtcctgcagcccgtggtggggctggtggccaACCTGGTGCATGGCATCTTGGTGAAGGTGAAGGTCTGCCGCAAGACAGTCAAACGTTACGACGTGGGTGCCCCGTCATCCATCACTATAAGCCTGCCGGGGACAGACCCTCAGGACGCCGAGAGGAGGAG GCAACTGGCCCTGAAGGCCCTGAACGAGCGACTGAAGCGTGTGGAGGACCAGTCAGCCTGGCCTAGCatggaggatgaggaggaggaggaggcagcagtgaAGGCCAGCAGCCCGCTGCTGCCCgaccctggcacagctgggaagggTGCTAGCCAGGAGTCCAACCTCATCACCTTCCAGGATGTCCCATCCCAGCTGTGA